The sequence taatatcgAATAACTTACATATACGACTAAAATTAATGATAATGTCTTACAATACTGAAAAGTACATGCTAACAAAGACACTACATAGCATTCTAGTGACGTCACAACCTCAgtttaaacagtttttctttattcattGAGTGTAAAAAACCGTCTTCAGAAATAATTCACGCCGAAAGTGCGGTGCTGTCCATGCAGATATAACATAATTTGCTATGTTTAGACGCTTTTATGTGTTATGTAACACATAAAACACACTGCATGCATTTTACATCACTGTTAGGATTTATTCATGCTGCCCACGTCATCCGTGTCTGCAAGTTGTGTCAGTGCCTGATGCGGGCAGCTGCAGGATACATCCAGCTGTAAATAGTGTTTCCTTGCTCCttcatttctctctctctctctttctctctctctctctctctctctctctctctctctttctctgccTATCCATCTGTCCTGCTGGCTGCAGTCTGCATCCTGTGCCCActgaagctgctgctgctgctgctgctgagcaaCAGCGTtgtctccatttcccatcaggAATGATGAGACATCTTCTTGTTAGCGCTGCTGCACGGATGGATTGATAAATGAAGCAAAAGGAGTGCACGGAAGAGGGAGAAAGGAGCAGAAAATAGTGGGGTTAAagattgccaaaaaaaaaaggggaggagGTTTGAATGGCAGGGGTGAGACCACAGAGAGCGAGCTACGCTGCAGTAGAATGAGGGTCAGGGAGGAATTGAGCACTCAGGCTTCTGCACCCAACTCAGGATCCATCGCAGGCTCCTCTCCCTGAAAGAGGTCGACAGGAGGAATCCAACGTGGAGgcgagaaggagaagaaggagggggGCGGAGGAGGAGAACGCCAGAGGTTCTACACACAAGATGGCTGCTGTGTCCTCTGCCTCTGACACGGGTAAGTGTGTCTCCTCGTCCCTTTGGTGCACACACTCACTGTACTGGAAGTTGGAGTTCCCAGCATGCACCAGCGTCATGCTCAATGCCGTGAAACTGTTGCTTTCGTCCGTGTGTGTTTAGCGGCTCACGTGGAGAgcgtcagcagcagcagcagcagcggcggtgATGAATGAGATGACTCAAtaaagagccctctagacatgatatagcacccctatagtcacctttactctcgttcattcatgcattttctaccgcttatcctcattattagagccctctagacatgatatagcacccctatagtcacctttactctcgttcattcattcattttctaccgcttatcctcattattagagccctctagacatgatatagcacccctaaagtcacctttactctcgttcattcatgcattttctaccgcttatcctcattattagagccctctagacatgatatagcacccctatagtcacttttactctcgttcattcattcattttctactgcttatcctcattattagagccctctagacgtgatatagcacccctaaagtcacctttactctcgttcattcatgcattttctaccgcttatcctcattattagagccctctagacatgatatagcacccctatagtcacctttactctcgttcattcattcattttctaccgcttatcctcattattagagccctctagacatgatatagcacccctaaagtcacctttactctcgttcattcatgcattttctaccgcttatcctcattattagagccctctagacatgatatagcacccctatagtcacttttactctcgttcattcattcattttctactgcttatcctcattattagagccctctagacgtgatatagtacccctaaagtcacctttactctcgttcattcatgcattttctaccgcttatcctcattattagagccctctagacatgatatagcacccctatagtcacttttactctcgttcattcattcattttctactgcttatcctcattattagagccctctagacgtgatatagcacccctatagtcacctttactctcgttcattcattcattttctaccacttatcctcattattagagccctctagacatgatataacatccctaaagtcacctttactctcattcattcattcattttctaccgcttatcctcattattagagccctctagacatgatatagcacccctatagtcacttttactctcattcattcattttctaccgcttatcctcattattagagccctctagacatgatatagcacccctatagtcacctttactctcgttcattcattcattttctaccgcttatcctcattattagagctctctagacatgatatagcacccctatagtcacctttactctcattcattcattcattttctaccgcttatcctcacgaggatcgcgtggggggtgctggagcctatcccagctgtcttgaagcgagaggccggggtacaccctggactggtggccagccaatcataggggacatatagacaaacaaccattcacactcacattcatacctatggacaatttggagtcgctaattaacctagcatgtttttggaatgtgggaggaaaccggagtacccggagaaaacccacgcatgcacggggagaacatgcaaactccacacagagatggccgagggtggaattgaaccctggtctcctagctgtgaggtctgttttGGGGTTGAATATGGCCTCTGATTAGTACAATATAagctaatatttatataatatataataaaaaacaaacaacatatttttgcctaaattaagcattttcaagtattcacaggggctgcacggtggactagtggttagcacacaggccacatagctaggagacccgagttcgattccaccctcggccatctctgtgtggagtttgcatgttttctccggtttcacccccatgaccctcatgaggataagtggtagaaaatgaatgaagtattccCAGTATTCCCAATTGTGGAAtaggttggagacccctggtctaaacaacTGATGTTTCTTAGTTTCAACAGGGGACCCAAGGGGCCGCCATCCCCCTGAGCGCCGGCTGCTCATCCTCGGGGGGCCAAAGTCTGGTAAGACCTCATCAGCCAACACCATCCTGGGCGAGGAGGTCTTTGACGCCGGGACAGAGACCACTCACAGCAACGTGGGTCAGACGGAGATCTTTGGGCGTCGGGTAACGGTGGTCGACACGCCTCCATGGCTCATCCCCAGCGATGCGGAGGACGACACCGAAGCAGATGATAACGGGAACACCGGTGCGGAGTCGGAGAGCCTGCCGAGGCCGCCGCCCAGCCTGGACAGTGAGGGGCCCTGCATGGGCGCCATCCTGTGCCCTCCGGGCCCTCATGCTATCCTCCTTGTGGTGTCCGTCACTCAGCCTTTCACAGACACCGAGAGGAGGGCCGCCGAGGAGCAGCTGGGGGCTTTGGGGGGAGGAACCTGGAGATACTCCATGGTGCTCTTCACTGGGGTAGACAAGTTGCAGAAGGGGGTCTTCATTGAGGAGCACATCGCTAACACCGGCGAGGGCCTCCAGTGGCTGGTGGAGAGATGTGGAAGCAGGTATTGGAaaacatattagagccctctagacatgatatagcacccctaaagtcacctttactctcattcattcattcattttctaccggttattctcattattagagccctctagacatgatatagcacccctaaagtcacatttactctcattcattcattcattttctaccgcttatcctcactattagagccctctcgacatgatatagcaccgctatagtcaccgttactctcattcattttctacagcttatcctcatcattagagccctctagacatgatatagcacccctataatcacctttactcccattctttcattcattttctaccgcttatcctcattattagagccctctggaaatgatatagcacccctaaagtcacctttactctcattcattcattcattcattcattttctaccgcttcccctcattattagagccctctagacatgacatagcacccctatagtcacctttactctcattcattcattaattttctaccgcttatcctcattattagagccctctagacatgatatagcacccctatagtcacctttactctcaatcattcattcattttctaccgcttatcctcattactagagccctctagacataatatagcacccctatagtcacctttactctcattcattcattcattttctaccgcttatcctcattattagagccctctagacatgatatagcacccctatagtcaccgttactctcattcattttctagagcTTATcctcatcattagagccctctagacatgatatagcacccctataatcacctttactcccattcattcattaattttctaccgcttatcctcattattagagccctctggacatgatatagcacccctaaagtcacctttactctcattcattcattttctaccgcttatcgtcattattagagccctctagacatgatatagcacccctaaagtcacctttactctcattcattcattcattcattttctaccgcttattgtcattattagagccctctagacatgaaatagcacccctatagtcacctttactttcatttattcattcattttctaccgcttatcctcattattagagccctcgaaacatgatatagcacccctatagtcacctttaatctcattcattcattcattttctaccacttatcctcactattagagccctctagacatgatatagcacccctatagtcaccttgactctcattcattcattcattttctaccgcttatcctcattattagagccctctagacacgatatagcacccctatagtcactgttactctcattccttttctacagcttatcctcatcattagagccctctagacatgatatagcacccctataatcacctttactcccattcattcatccattttctaccgcttattctcattattagagccctctagacacgatatagcacccctatagtcacctttactctcattcattcatttattttctactgctaacTGATTACACGATTAATCGAAACAAGATACGAAAAATAATTAGTTAGTTGCAGACCAACGCTTGTATACTGTGTATTACAAGTAAAGCTGATGTTCTACCTGCAGGTACCATGCTTTCGACAACAGCTGGAAAGACACGGAGGACAACACGCAGGTTCCGGAGCTGATGGAAAAGGTGGAGGAAATGATCACCGACAACCAAGGTTGGTTGAGACGGCAAATACCATTTTTAAAGCTACGGtacatttcctgtttttataTGATTGTTGACGTTTGTGCAGGCTGGTACTTTGAGGTGAACGAGTTGATCTTGCTGGAAGAGGAGCAGGCGAGGAGAGcgctggaggaggagaggatgaGGATGGAGGAGCACGCAAGACAGAGAGAGCAGATGATCGGAGGACCTCCAAGAGGTACCAGGAAGCTTCTGTGGTGTGTTTAGGAGGTttcttcttcattgttttctttcttcTGTTCCTACATGAGAAGAACTGAGGTTGCTGTTGTTGGGGTGGAAAGGCGTTGGGAAGAGCTCAGTTGGGAACTCCATCCTGGGTCGTCGGTACTTCGAGTCAGGCCAGGAGACGGACCTCTGCCTGCGGAGGCAGGCGCTTGTATCCGGTCGCCGTGTCACCATCGTGGACACCCCAGGCTGGGACTGGTTCTCGGTGCGGCGTACGCCGAAACGCATCCGTCAGGAGTCGCAACGCGGCGCCGCGCTCCTGCGACCCGGACCACACACGTTGCTGCTGGTTCTCCCGGTGGTCTCCTCCCTCACCGCCAGGAAGAGGAGAACGCTTCTGTCCCATATTGAGACTCTCTTCGGGGACGGCGCCTGCCTCCATACTATGGTACTGTTCAGTTGCGGCGACTGGCTGGGGCGCACGCCCATTGAGGAGCACATACTCCGAGGGGGTCGGGAACTGCAGAGACTGCTTGAGTACTGTGGGAACTATTACCACGTCCTGGACAGTAAGACACCCGGAAAGGACAGGAGTGTCTCCAACCTCCTGGATAAGATTGAGGAGATGATCAGGGAGAACGGAGACAAGGCCTTCCTTCCTGTGCAGACCGAGTGGTGTAAGTCATTTCTCTTCTGCTTATTAATCCCACCAGGATTCATTAGGAGCAAAATTTGGTGCCTAGAAAACGGGAATCCTGGATAATATTAGGAtattttactccggtttcctcccatattccaaaaacatgctaggttaattagcaactccaaattgtccaatgatAATGATTGATAAGcgctaaaaaatgaatgaatgaatgaaccttctaaatgtgtttttttttacattattagagctctctagacatgaagtagcacccctatagtcacttatacactcctataattcattatttataacattacacaactcttttgctggagagacaagttcaattccaccctcggccatctctgtgtggagtttgcatgttctccccgtgcatgcgtgggttttctccgggtactccggtttcctcccacatttcaaaaacatgctaggttaattagcgactccaaattgtccataggtatgaatgtgagtgtgaatggttgtttgtttatatgtgccctgtgattggctggccaccagtccagggtgtaccccggcctctcgccccccgaagacagctgggataggctccagcacccccagcgtgaccctcgtgaggataagcggctagaaaatggatgaatgaatgaaccttctaaatgtgtttttttaatattattagagctatCTAGACATGatgtagcacccctatagtcactatagtcactatgaatgtgagtgtgaatggttgtttgtctatatgtgccctgtgattgggtcgcgtggggttgctggagcccatcccagctgtctttgggggcgagaggcggggtacaccctggactggtggccagccaatcacagggcacatatagacaaacaaccattcacactcacattcatacctatggacaatttggagtcgctaattaacctagcatgtttttggagaaaaaccacgcatgcacggggagaacgacacacagagatggctgagggtggaattgaaccctggtttcctagctgtgaggtctgcgtgctaaccattcaaCCACCgcgcaactttttttttcgacctaatgatgcatttttggccttgtgcgacttacagtccagaaaattCTGTATATATTCTGGTGCACGGGACAAAATATCCAAGTCGATATAATCCCTCTGTGACACACTGTGAAACGcccccccgcctctcccccttTTATCTCTTTGACGCATTGAGCCGCGCGGTGTTTGTGCCTTGTCATCAACATTGTATAACAAGATTTGTGTTTGCGTTTGACAGTGAGCGAGGAGAGCTCTTACTCGTCCGACAACACCGAGCCCGAGGACGACTGTCGAGGTTGCCAGGTGCAGTGATGAAGGTGAAGAAAGCCAAGCggccccctccctctctctgtgtgtgtgtgtgtgtgtgtgtgtgtatgtttactGTTATTCTTGAGTATCCAGTAGACCCAAACATAACCTCATGTACCTTTTAGACTGTTGTAGGAAGTAAAAGGTATCGGTGAGTAGTAAAAGGTGTCGGTTTGTGGTATTTCCAGAAAGGCTTACTTCCTCGCTGTTAGGGTTTATCGGAAGTCTAATCCATTTAATAACATGAAGGGATTTATTTAAGATGACATTATCAGCGACAGGCAGCTTGTTGTCAttcggaatttttttttgggaacaTTTCTTGTCACTTTTAGTCTTTGATTCCCGGCGAAATAAAAAAGATTCGCCTCCAACGCCTCATCAAAACACGGTCGATGAATCACATCTGAAGTTTGTTCGCAATTCCCACAGGAAACCTGATCTAACCTATTACGAGAACTATGAATCTGGAgtgatattatgaattaaaaaaaaaaaaaagtttcctttatgaatattttatttggttCCACTCGGGGAGACAGGGTTGAGTGATGATCTATCCGGGGAGAAACCTGGCACGTTGACCGAAAAGCTGCAGGCACGGACGGGTCACATGCTAATTGGAAGGTTGCGTTCACGCTTATGGTTGGGTGCTGttacgtattattattattattattattgttattattattattattattatcacaccTTCACGATTCTGTCTAATAGCGTCTAATGGAAGGGGGTGATTACATTCACACAAAAACCAAACCATTTTAACCGAACCAAGCGTTTTCGTTGACcgactttttgttgtcattttaacattagTCCGTGTTTCACGTTGGACCatgtagcatttttattttatattatttatattattattttatatttttttatagtttttatattcAACGACCAAACCAAGCACACTCGCAGATCAGTAGAGTTTGTTTGAACTGAACCAAAGGCTTTAGCTAGCACCTGTTTAAACACTTTGGTCCGTGTTAGCATCCGTATTTGAGTTCAAGTGAACAGAACGGCATCAGGGTTCCATTGATTGATGATGGCGTTTGTATTCGACTAAATGAAGCAAACTTGTAGAGAACCATGGTTTGTTTGAACCGAACTAAGGGTTTTACTTTGTAGCAACTGGAAGACtgactttttgttgtcattttaacaCTGGTACGTGTTTTTGGTTCAATTTACACTTGAGTTCAAGTGAACCAAACCACATCAGGGTTCGGGTGTTCGCACGAAATGAACCAAACTCGTAGAGAACCATGGTTTGTTTGAACCGAACTGAGGGTTTTACTTTGTAGCAACTAGAAGACtgactttttgttgtcactagTCCATGTTTTTGGTTCATGTAGTATTCATACTTGAGTTTAAGTGAACCGAACCGCACCAAGGTTCAGTTGATAGCGTTCACACTCGACCAAACTAAGGACACTTGTACAGAACCAGAGTTTGTTTTAACCGAACCAAGGGTTTTACCTACGTTGTAGCAACTAGAAGactttttgctttcattttaacAATTTGGTTCTTATTGGTCAGTTTTTAGTTCAGTTCAACTGCACCAGAGTTCAGGTTCACACTCGACCAAACAAACCAAACTCGTCGAGAACCAGAGTTCGGTTTAACCGAACCAAAGGTTTTACTTTGTAGCAACTAGAAGACTgactttttgtattaattttaacaatttgGTCCTGATAGTGTTTTTATTCCGGTTCAACTGCACCAGAGTTCAGGTTCACACTCGACCAAACGAACCAAACTCGTAGAGAACCAGAGTTTGTTTTAACCGAACCAAAGGTTTTACTTTGTAGCAACTAGAAgactttttgttttcattttaacacTTTGGTCCTttttggtctgtttttatttcGGTTCAACTGCACCAGAGTTCAGGTTCACACTCGACCAAACGAATCAAACTCGTAGAGAACCAGAGTTCGTTTTAACGGAACCAAAGGTTTTACTTTGTAGCAACTAGAAGACTgactttttgtattaattttaacACTTTGGTCCTGATAGGGTTTTTATTTCGGTTCAACTGCACCAGAGTTCAGGTTCACAGTTGACCAAAGGAACCAAACTTGTCGAGAACCAGAGTTAGTTTTAACCGAACCAAGGGTTTTACTTTGTAGCAACTAGAAGactttttgctttcattttaacACTTTGGTCCGGATAGTGTTTTTATTTCGGTTCAACTGCACCAGAGTTCAGGTTCACACTCGACCAAACGACTCGTAGAGAACCAGAGTTTGTTTTAACCGAACCAAAGGTTTTACTTTGTAGCAACTAGAAGACTTTTTGCTTTCATTTGAACACTTTGGTCCTtttt comes from Doryrhamphus excisus isolate RoL2022-K1 chromosome 15, RoL_Dexc_1.0, whole genome shotgun sequence and encodes:
- the si:dkey-110g7.8 gene encoding GTPase IMAP family member 8, which gives rise to MAAVSSASDTVSTGDPRGRHPPERRLLILGGPKSGKTSSANTILGEEVFDAGTETTHSNVGQTEIFGRRVTVVDTPPWLIPSDAEDDTEADDNGNTGAESESLPRPPPSLDSEGPCMGAILCPPGPHAILLVVSVTQPFTDTERRAAEEQLGALGGGTWRYSMVLFTGVDKLQKGVFIEEHIANTGEGLQWLVERCGSRYHAFDNSWKDTEDNTQVPELMEKVEEMITDNQGWYFEVNELILLEEEQARRALEEERMRMEEHARQREQMIGGPPRELRLLLLGWKGVGKSSVGNSILGRRYFESGQETDLCLRRQALVSGRRVTIVDTPGWDWFSVRRTPKRIRQESQRGAALLRPGPHTLLLVLPVVSSLTARKRRTLLSHIETLFGDGACLHTMVLFSCGDWLGRTPIEEHILRGGRELQRLLEYCGNYYHVLDSKTPGKDRSVSNLLDKIEEMIRENGDKAFLPVQTEWLSEESSYSSDNTEPEDDCRGCQVQ